CATTCTGATCTATACCAGCGAATTCATTCCAATATATCTTTCTATTTGCAATTTGCATTCTATTTGTCTTGTATGTATATACACACCAAAACTCTATCATCCCGACAACTTGGCCGGTTCTCGGTGCAATACCTGGGTTGGTGGTAATCGCCCATCGAATCCATGAATACGCCACTGAGGTTCTGGTATGTACTGGTGGTGCATTCATGTTTAAAGGTCCTTGGTTAGCCAAAATGGACATGCTTTGCACCGCAAGTCCTGCAGACATCCATTACATTTTGAGCAAAAACTTCCCTAATTACCCAAAAGGCGACAAATTCGGTCAGATCTTTGATATCATTGGAGATGGATTTTCCAATACCGACGGAGAATTATGGCGGTTCCACAGTAAAACACTCCTGCTCCTCCTAAACCATCCTAGCTTTGATAGTCTACTCAAAAAGACTATATGGAACAAAGTTGAAAAAGGGTTACTACCGTTTCTTGACAACATTTCAAGACAAGGGGTGGAGATAGATTTGCAGGAGATATTTCAAAGATTTGGGTTTGATCTTACATGTGGGATAATCATCGATTACGACCCCGAAAGCCTGTCGGTAGATTATCctaacattccatgtgtaaaggCTTTCTCACATGCAGAAGAAGGGATCTTAGTAGACATATCATGCCAGAAAAGGTGTGGAAGTTGCAGAGATTACTTAGAATGGGAAATGAGAAAAAGTTAAGTGGTGCATGGAAAATTATTGATGAATTTATATACAAAGCGTTAGCTGAAAAACGTAAGGAGTATGGTGACATCAAGTATGAAGGTGAAGAGGAAGGGGaaagttttaattttttaagATCTCTAATGAGAGAGTTAAAAGACCAAAGTGGGAGGTCTGGGGATCCCAATAAGTTTTTAAGAGATATCTCGTTTAATTTGATACTTGCAGGTAAAGGTGTTTTTAAGACACTATTCTTTCATTTAACAGAATTTACAAGTTCTCGGGTTCATGGAACCTAATCTTTTAAGATGGATTCCTATGAATTCCGATTAGAATTATACTTTTTTAATCGCAATTTACAACTAAAAACCAAAACCCTGCATTTGGAAACCATGTATCCAATAATCATCTAACCTATTTATAAGTTGTTGGAAGGATCTATGGGCCAGATTAGTTACCGAAAATCTAAGTTTTCCCTTATCCAATGTTAAGGTTTTGTCTGGTCTAGTGTTCAGGGGCCTACCAATGCCCACGAATTAGATAAATTCCTAAAACCCAATTTGAATTCAGTTAGATTGATCCAACCTAATTCGGATtcagtaaaaaaaataatttcatTAAATGCAATTTTTAAAACTATTGCAAGCTTGAACATTTTTAACATTAAAATTCGCAACTATATATAACTAATAAAACATTAAAATCTCAATGACTCAAAATTTAAATTCTTAAAATTGATATTGGATATTTGCTATGTGGGTTGGATACTACGGTGTTAGTTTGTTAACATCTGTGTGTGGATATATGCATATTTTGAATACGGATTGAATTTATTGGAGAATTACAAATTTGAAATTCCATATCTAAATTTGAATCAAACTCAGATTCGATTCCCAAATCGAAAACGGAATTTAAAAATAGCATTCGAATTTGATTTGAAATGAATTTAGAGTTTTTGGAGCTTGATTTGAATGCTGAAACACCCCTACTCGCAGGAAGAGACTCAACTGGTAGCACTCTCTCTTGGTTATTCTATCTTATTGCCAAAAACCCAATAGCAGAAGATAAGATCCAAGAAGAGCTTGACACACAACTAGAGGGAAAATGCAATGATATCCGAGCAATAGAGTTGTCGAAACTGGTTTATCTCAATGGTGTAATATGTGAAACCCTAAGGCTTTTCCTGCTGTACCGTTTGAGCACAAAATTCCAGTACAACCGGATACGCTTCCAAGTGGATGTCAAGTAGATTGTAACACCACAATCATTCTATTTTTTTATACCATGGGAAGGATGGAATCAGTATGGGGAAAGGATTGCTTGGAATTTAAACTTGAAAGGTGGTTTGACAAAAGAGGAGGGATTAAACATCAACCATCTTATAAGTTCCCAGCGTTTAATGCTGGGCCAAGAAGTTGTTTGGGTAAGCAAATGAGTTTTACTCAGATTAAGATAATGGTTGCTAGAATCGTATACCGTTACCATGTGGAGCTTGTTGAAGGCCACCCAGTCTTACCAAGCATGGGaggctttgatggtgtgcggggaggacctccgcacaaggcccACGATTTCGAGGGGCatgtgatttaaaaaaaaaaatccgatacgtatatgttattttttaaatagtaaacacatacccTTTTCAATATAGGtccatttacaaatcatttttatggtttagaatttagcccacttgGAATTATGTTTATTAAGCCCAATACTGATTTGatcttttttaaataataacaaaacataacacaagggcacattttttcaatctcgaacagggtacgtgaattctTAGAGACGCCTCTGTATACCAAGTGATTCTATTATCCTACAGATGAAGTATGGTATGAAAGTGAAGTTATCTAAAAGAAGTGAAGTTTGAGCTCGAGGTTTGATGTCAGTCATATAGGTTGTGTTACTTGTGACTTATAAAACTTAATATATGTTATAAATACAGTCCTTTAGGGagacttataaaacatgatatatgTTCTAAATACAGTCCTTTAGGGCATGTGTGTTAGTGACTTGTGTAAAAATAAAATGTGATCCTTTATATGGAATAGTATTAGGTTTGTGTAAAAATAAATGATTGTTATCATATTGTGTATGAAGAAATCATAAATAGATTAACAAACTTTGGTATTTATTTCCATCTCCTAAAGTATTTCAAATGAAACTGTTGGAAAATCAGGTCCAATCACACACTTTATTAACACATTTTAACGACGAAGAACAAGAATGTAACATCCGTAAAAAAACGAATCCTAGAACCCGACTCGTTTGTAACCTGATTCGTTTTCATATTCCATGTAATTTTATTTAATGTTCAAGCAATAAAATGTTTCGGATTCTATGTTTTGATCATACATGTTACATTAATTGTTTGGTGATTTATAGTCTCATACATGTTTTATACAAGTTTCTAAATTCATTTTCATGTATCTTAAAACAACCATCCATCTCTCAAGATATCCTGACCTTCTTATCATCCAAACTTAATTATACACATTCCTAAGATAGTACATTGTGTTTTGTAGGGTTTACATGTAAATGATAGCAAGTAAGAAGCTCACATATTGCATTCTTAGTTTTGGCATAAGATGACTTTGGGGTGGCTTTCTTGCCAACTTTTCTGCATCCTTGGGCTATCATTCTGGACCATTCAAAGCTCCAAGATACACTTGGTATATTAAGGAGCAAGTAGGTTCAAATGGTGCATAGAACCGAGCCTAAGCGTAGTGGGAATCATACACACAAGTTTAAGAATGTAACCCTCCACCCGCATCAAGATCCAAGGCTTAAACCCAATTCTTAGCACCATGAATATTATTTTACTCCCTTCCTTGTGATAATACTCTGAAAATAGTGAACGTGGGCAAAAACCACGCGCGAAACAGAGTTATAACGAAGCGGGAATTGCGAAAATAAATTTGGCGCCCCTTTTTCACTCATCCCACATCTCCCCAAAAACAATTTTATGCTGCTCCCTTTCACACCTACAAATATCCTTGCTTGGTTCCTTATATCTTGCAACACCTAGTTTAAGTATAAATAAAGGGAATAACCAAATTTTGGTGGTTCTACAAGTGCAATACCCCTTTGGGTGTTGTGCATAGAAGTTCTTTTACGCTCTCAACGAGGATATGCTGCCCAGCAAGCTCTTCTTGTTTTGTAAAGCTTCTTTTTGAGGtaattttcttttccttttcattattcatttatttatcgCTTTCTTAGTTTAGGTTCTTAGTTAAGGAGCATTAGGATCGGTTAGGTAGTCTTTGCTAAGGCTAGTCCTTAGAACGCCTAACAGGGTAAAAGAAGCGCAAGGTAACATCGAACAAGTATAGAAGGTACGAGTGGCAGAGCAGTAGGCCAATAGGCGCTCAAAATGCTGTATCGGATCATGCTGCATGATGAACAATCGTGCAGGAGACAAGAA
The sequence above is drawn from the Helianthus annuus cultivar XRQ/B chromosome 12, HanXRQr2.0-SUNRISE, whole genome shotgun sequence genome and encodes:
- the LOC110892749 gene encoding noroxomaritidine synthase; the protein is MDMLCTASPADIHYILSKNFPNYPKGDKFGQIFDIIGDGFSNTDGELWRFHSKTLLLLLNHPSFDSLLKKTIWNKVEKGLLPFLDNISRQGVEIDLQEIFQRFGFDLTCGIIIDYDPESLRRDLSRHIMPEKVWKLQRLLRMGNEKKLSGAWKIIDEFIYKALAEKRKEYGDIKYEGEEEGESFNFLRSLMRELKDQSGRSGDPNKFLRDISFNLILAEFLELDLNAETPLLAGRDSTGSTLSWLFYLIAKNPIAEDKIQEELDTQLEGKCNDIRAIELSKLVYLNGVICETLRLFLLYRLSTKFQYNRIRFQVDVK